The genomic stretch AACTTTAATGTAAACACTGGCAGCAACTTTGCTGTGCTCGTCCTTTCCAACATGCATTAAGTTTTATTCTTActcaataaacataaaataatgcctCCACAGCACTGCAGTGTAATGAGCGGAAGTTCCTCATAGGATATTTTCTGGTTTTTGAGCAGATAAACTTTCTAAAGTTTATTTTACATGAAGACAATTCCAAAACATACCACTCACTAAACTGATAAGCCCAAATGTTTTccaatacaaatatacaaactAAGTACCATGtcgttttctttttttctttctatatAATTCCTATTTGATGCTTTCTatatataacaagactattgccaagcaataaaagtcccctaccggctcaaccattgtcagaattggttttgtatttgttgctatagcaaccagaatttttgacgtaggaacaaaaagaaatgacctgcatatgtccatattgccatctatccatgttccaagtttcatgaaaaaatactaagaacttttaaagttatcgcaggatccagaaaaacaccattttcagcagtatttctagtctttttgttgccatagcaaccagaattttaggcgaaggaacaaaacgaaatgacgtgcataatgtccatattgccatctatccatgttccacaTTTCATGAAAAGatatcaagaacttttaaagttatcgcaggatccagaagtgtgacagacgcacagagcgaaaaccataagtcccctccggtgaaaccggtaggggactaactaGACAAACCATTACACTAAAATAGAGACAATAACAGTACAAACTGTCCAGTAACTGGTGAGCCAAAAAAGTTATCCAGTAATAATACAAACAAGGTCAgtttttttactctttttttctttctataCAGTTCAAGTCACAAACATAACTGCACTCTTAGTCGAAGAGACCtgaaaaacaaagatattttcATGTTATAATCTATATTCTTTTGTAAATACTAAGGTCTTAAAATGCTTGGTGAACACAATTGATCCCAACTAATAAGACATATCATATGTAAACTTTAAATCTGTTTTGCCCAGAATTTCAGATTCATACTTTGCTAGAATTTTTTAATACCTCTTATTCCAAACTCAACTATTCCCTAggcacaaacacaattttttacaGCTATACTGAGTCAGGGCTCAAACATAGCACTGGCAAACTCGCATGATGAGATTACaattttaacaagggacaaaattgtcacaaaaccaggttttcaatgtgaaaaaagtcAGATAATGGGAGACAACTAAACCTGAACTGATttaatcagttcagttttagttgtctccatttttctgataattgtttataattaaccccatttgtatcaaaaaaaaaatatttttagtcctggtgaccttgaccttggaattattgacgtaattctttcgtgccacacactgctccatgatggtgaacaaatgtgccaaatgattttaaaatctcacgatgaatgacacagatatggcccgaacaagttcatttatggccattctTGACCTTTGAAcccaatgtgtgaccttgaccttggagatatcgacgtaattctttcgcgcgacacaccgtctaatgatggtgaacaaatgttccaaatgattttaaaatctgacaatgagcGACAAAGTAATGGCTGCTCTTTATAGCCAGTTTTGtcctttaaactcaaattgtgaccttgaccttggagatattgacataattctttcgcgcgacacaccgtcaaatgatggtaaacaaatgtgccaaatgattttaaaatctcacaatgaacaaagttatggcccggacaagcttgttccgccagccagcccgcccgccgacattcgccaatgtaataaccagttttttccttcggaaaacctggttaaaaatgccagTAATTTATCTACTGCTTGCAAAAATTGATGAAGTGAACACAAATCAATCATTGTACATCACTACTTTGCAATCAGATTCAAACAATATCTTTTGAACTGATAAAGAGTAAAGCTAAAATGTCGCTTATTATCAAAGGTCTCTAGTAAAATGAAATTGTGAACAGAAAATATTTGGGAGTTGAACTTCAAGCCACTCTTAACAAATTTTCTTGTAGTAAAAATTGTTAAATTCGACCCCTGTACTAAAATATGCACCCCGAATACGAAATCACTAGATTCGGTATAAAATGAGctatgttctgggaaaacagggcttaatgcatgtgctaataaagaatagtccacacaggctttttAGGGACCCAACTGATAtgtcgttaagaagagacttccttcaaacagaaaattcaataaaagcaggAAGCATTGTCCAagaatctggaaagacactttgcacacatgcattaagtcccgtgtTCCCTGAACGCAGATCATATACAATGTTCATACCGAAGCCCATGTCATCCTCAGACTCAGAGTCTTCCTTCTTTGGCTTCTCTTCCTTCTTCTCCTCCTTGGCAGCAGCGGCTGGTgctgcaccaccaccaccagtaGCAGTGGGGGCACTTGCAGCTGGGGCAGAGCCTGCTGAGCTACCGATGTTGGTGATCAGGTCCTTCACATTGATACCATCCAGGGCTCGGGCGAACAAACCTACAAGACGTGAAATATAACTCAGATTTTTAAACATAACTAATCCCAGTATAGTTTGAGTGATACTACTCACATAAATGAATGCATGTTAAAATGTGCACACACAAGTACTTATCTCTGTAACAACTACATATATATGTAATTGTGTTCATTAAGAAGTTAACTTACCTATACCCATAACTCTGACAGGTAATTTAGCAGAATGATGCCACTTCCATACTATGAAGTCAGTTAAATAGTTTTTAGCAGCAACTACATGTCACTATGCAGGGCTTGCTCAGCTATTCGCCAAATAAGGCAATTGAAATTTTGCTTAAGAAATTTCCATTTGGCTACAAGGTTTTCTTCATATTTACCTATATCTATAACCATGAAATGCAAATGCGAACCCAGTCTAGGTTTGCAGGAAAGTTACCTTGAATGTCCATCTAACTCCTCCTGACAAATTAAAGTAATTGAGCTGAAAGTTGTTTTCAAGTAATAGCAGGGCTTTTTCCCTTCTTTAACAAGGGCCTTGATGTTAATTTGTAGCATCACAGATAAATTACTGGGTAGTGATCAGATTAACATTTTTAAGATCATGAAGCCTAGGGAAATTGACGTGtaaaattgttacaaaatgcttgtaaagaaataaaataaactagGATGTTTGACAGTTTCTGTTTTATAGTTTATAAAACGTGACTTTTTATTGGTACATGCCTTGTGAAGTTTCAGCACAAGTTTTACAATTTGCATGAAAACAACTCGAATTTTCTCCACTTAAAATAGTTCCAGTACCAGCCACAAAATGGTCAGAAAAACACTACAAGACGTCACAAAAAGATTATTTTATTCCGTGTATGGCTAGTCTCCCCAGTACTTGCTGTGCTAACAGCTCTAGGAAGGTTCTGGAATATACACGGCCTGAACCCACAGAGGTCCAGTTGATGTACCATGATGTGGAACGGGAATATACCTCCAGTCCAGCAGGACATTCAGCTCCCATACGCCACACGACAATGTGCGTACCTGGGCGAACCAGGCACACTACATTGCCTACATGGATTTCAAACTGTGTCCAAGAGCAGACTACCTACAAACAATTTGTAATACCTCCTACAAAACTTAAGTTAACGAATGGAAACTGTTATTCTACTTCTATTAAGTGACTGACTTGAAACAAACTAACTACAAATACAATCCAGTAAAGCTAATCTGCTTTCTTTGTGCTTTAAAGATTGATAAATGCAAACTTAAGTTAATtaacataacaagagggcctgaaaggcccaaagtcgctcacctgagattcaaaggaactgacctgttctgtgcagcctaaGATGTCATTagcacaaaatgttcttaccaactttcatgactagtgaaaaccctggcagccacgtcagggctcgaatttaacttttttttctacttgcaaaacattgcgagcagctttaataccaactcgcaaaatcaaaaactttCTCGCAAATTCTGCtgcaaacataatttaatttcgttttttttattcaacagttattgtgagttaactttgctttatctttcgtattgttaaatccatctgtgggcaaaaagaaactagttatttttcgcttcgacgccatgtccgttcaagttcaatgaacacgtgtgaattagtcgactgtttaacgttctttgtaccaatacgatcctcgtatctgtactataagtatactagtctatatacaaagtgcgcgcttccgcatacgggtatgaGGACGTTCTATTACCTCTGGTTTAGTGTTCAggacgtcgaacgcatttagcaatattactgttgttgtttttcactattactttactcgcaaaaaattactagtggtttaaaacttaactcgcaatcggaaTTTTTCActtgcattttgcgagtgtgcgagtgttaatttcgagccctgcacgtttttcaacagaccagaaccattttcatacacatccaagatatcattttaacaaatatactgacaaagtttcatgaagattcataagtccataaaataaggaaaaatgccacgcccactggtggccatgtccaactggaaccatttgcgaacttgtccaaaatatcattgggacaaatcttctgacaaagtttcatgatgatcgtacaataaatatggcttgaagattgttaacaaggtttaactatagctatataaggaaaaatgccacgccccttgggcggccatgtttttccaccaatcggaaccattttcgaactcatccaagatattattgggatgaatcttctgaccaagtttcatgaagattggacagtaaatgtggccactagagtgttaacaagattttactatagccatataaggaaaaatgccccgcccctggcggccatgtttttcaaccaaccggcatcattatTGAACtcttcaagatattattgggatgaatcttctgaccaagtttcatgaagatcagacaataaatgtggtcactagtgttaacaagattttactatagccatatatatatatattcatgtaaggaactaggcccaagcgttcttgagttatcgtctgacaaccacctggtggactgaaagaccgacatgagcaaagcaatataccccctcttcttcgaaggggggcataaaaatgccccgccccttggaagcaatgtttttcaagcaaaagtaaccattttcgaactcatttaagatatcatacagaccaatcttctgaccaaatttaatgaagattggacaataaatgtggcctctagagtgttaacaaggttttactatagccatataaggaaaactgccctgccccctggatataagaaaaactgcccccccccacctggcggccatgttttttcaccgatctggaccattttcgaacttgtcggagatatcaatgaaaccaatgttttgaccaagtttcatgatgatcgggcaaaaattgtgacatctagagtgttcacaaggtttctctatagccatataagaaataccgccccgccccctggcggccatgtttttcaatggaccagaaccatttttgaactcaaccaacatatcatttaaacaaacattttgacaaagttacatgaagattgggcatcaaatgtgacttctagtgttcacaatgtttttccagtgctccagctaggatttgaaaagggcaggggggcttatGATTCAAAAGGGCCCTTTCGACGCGCAGtaatttgtcaaaagggcactttcgacgtgcagtattttgtgaaaagggcatgTACGAGCGCGTGGGTGTTTCTGAAATGcttcttattgcatgttaatttatatgttataaataattgtattattcccattaatattaaaccattcaaatataatgtctacaatgaggattaaagtaattacaatgtaataagagatttatgaataatcatatgtaaaaaaaaaaagattttttttttggggggggggggggggggaggggggcagggcggaggttcgggagggcagggcgcagcgcccttcgatttaggcctagctggagcactgtttttcttttttgaccaagtttttgaccaagcatgagttagtttcgaactcagtcgaggtatcaatgggacaaatgttctgaacaagtttcatgaagatcggacaataaatgtggcctctgtaGTGTTCACAagccaaaaggcgatcaaaaaagctcacaatgagcacgttgtgctcaggtgagcttaaaaacaCCTTTCAGACATTATTAATTTGACACAATTGAAATACTTCAAAGGTGATGCCATAAATTGCTTTCTTGATATTGCTGAACACAGAACATAGCAGAAATGTACATGTTTCATACCTGGCCAATATGGTTCTACAGACACTCCTGCTGCCTTAAGAATGGTTGCAATTTTGTCTCCCTGTTAGAAAATAAAACCATCATTAAACTCATACATActttaacagtttaaataaattttgGTGTAATCTGCAGATATAATTTAAAGCAGGGTAAGAAGCACATTTTAAGTTAAGTAATACCATGATAATAAAGGGAACTCTAAACAAATAAATGTGACGATACACTACgcggcccgcgatttttgccttaATCACCAATCACCACCTTTGGGTCAACGtggcaaatcgcggtgattcaccGTGATAACACTCTACGGGTGATTCGCCGTGATTTCACTGCAACCATCTCGCGATAAATATCAGCTGTTGAATCATCGCAAAACACAGCGAATCGCCATGATTGGCGTTGACTACTATATTTAAAATTCAACTTATTAacttatgtcattattattgacgatcacattatatcgcgaaaatgtattccaatatgaaagtaacACCGTACTTGCTGAATGTTGAATCCTGACTaccaaacaatatctttatttgtttaaataacaattgcgcagtacagctcacgcaaaaccaacaaaaatCGCAGCTacaaatgcttttgttttcgAAGTTTCTCAgcagccacaacgagtattcactccgTATCATGCCGAGGCACTCTGCGATAATTCGCGGATATAAGAAACAGGTACAGAaaataacctgatatttttacttctacgcgattgttttaacatttcgtcagcttctctgcatacttcatacaatttccatcggatgtcatctgtcaatgattatgtaggtcagtaaccatattgaAGAAATTTACATAGTTTAATCTCAGAAATGAGACTTGCTTTTAACGTTGAAATAAacgatatatatttgcataaaacttgctaaaatacacagacgacacaaatataaaaaatgtcgaccatttgaataaaatcaaatggttgatttgtaaaatgaatacttACACTTCGTCCAGATTTTTagaaaatgacttttacatgtgcatttaaatttaaatttacacattgcttcagatGATGTACGCGTCTCCAATCCCGattgggctgctagatctatttaataaaatagtagcgtgtaaaattcatttgatggAACAATAGTAAACGTTTGTCTTTACTATTTCTCAATTAATGTTGAAtggcatatacttttgaaaatggaagccgtgatcattcggaattattgttattttaaatgtttcaaacatagtttgttacatttaaaattaggcggtgaatcgtttgatttggtggcattctgtttcatttcggaccTCGTGCAaattttcagatcataatctctgtgctttattactcgaacttgttagtttctgaccacgtgtgctactgaaagtaACCATCGGGCTGTGTATTATGGTCCGTGGAAGTTGCTAAGACCCGTAATGatgatccctaaatgttagataagcatgtgcactaaGTCTATCGATTAAGTtggcagggctcgacattaaaggcagtccgactgtccgggacaaccaaattgttagtccggacaagtaaataaagaaatttacTAGTCCGACAGGACatgtggtcattataattgtataacttagaaaaatgcctttaaagccattatttctgtggagatatcaacttttccaagtatattttgtatacgtttaatcgttgaagcccgagatattccgatagttccatgtgatacatgtactacactgaactgttcacaagggaagcaacccttaacatttttttctttgccaagataaaagaatattctcccttgtaaagaatatgcattttacgacccCGGTACATGcagatcttacagacaattaacgtagtgacgtccttcctatgtatagaatgattttttttttaaatatcagttaagtactgtacatatacatcacttttaacattttctgtttgatattggcaacacacaagtttttgtcaggtataatggctctgtataatgttaaaaaatcaataatcttgagttttcctgttattctagtcagttctttttgtattgaaattgcctacaattatgtttgcatgtaatttgaacgattcaagtctttatgatttgagcattttgtattatttcattattttgcaaagaacTGAGCAGAttaaagatataatggtcaggacaagttgctttttggtcaggacaagtgaaattatggtctacttgtccgactggacaagtggcttcaaaagttaatgtcgagccctggttggtatacaaacatgtgtattcatataataaatatcattacaaatttctccttttcctaaaaaaacaaCGGATTTTTTTccctttggacgggccctgcCACCATTCCccaataagtgaaaaaaaacactgaatgcaATAATTGTCTCAATAATaacgaaggaactgaaacagcgtaacggttacaatacagcgtgttttaattatattttatttagaggaaatgtcaatgcaaaGTATTTCGCGAGGTACCGCGGcaattaagttgaaattcacaacgaaacttttaatggaaattaaaattaatgatatcaatgttttacccactatgaaatgtttatttacaaataaatacacacaagccaattttcgcgcgctttttatcagaacaaagcaATTTACCCCCTCTTTTTCGCAGGGGGGGcataatttatttgcattatgtatttgtggctagaatttgtaaccgaaaatagctgtacacgacgcatgcaaaccgtgtcaggtgatttacacATGTAGAATACAACTGATCTGGTTCGGCGCTTATttaatcaaatctttaaatagaaacatatgccgaaattcatttgatattttcGAACGTTTGTGTATGATATTCTTTGGGACTCTTATTGTCAATACTAACCAGAATTcgctttaaaaatggaaatcgggcatatgcgggattatcgagtaatggataaagacagaagaagttgcatgtatgtgattgagacagttgaaacgtatgtatcggggaatcgagaaTTGGAAAAATACGAcgattacattacaatcagttgtgagttctccatggcttcaaactgttaattgcataatcaaaaacgCAATTATCACTAATCCAGGTGCGGTatcatacagctaggtgcgaacactgttttgttttatatgcagcacttaaaaagacaaaaaaaaactgtcagggacatgggtgtgaaatacatgttgacattttaaaaaggatactcaattatatttgcaaacaatgctaataatcccatattgctataatctctgttaagattatatatgtacatgtaaggtaggaaaatcgttcttcaACACGTTAACCGGGAACGCGGTGAATCACCCCAGAGATTATATTCATCGCATTCGCCgtgatcatgctcgacctagcgtgatgaTACAAGCGAGATTGCTgtgatttttcacccaaaataaataatgaccaccgcgTGTCAGtgattaggcaaaaatcgcgggccgcGTGGTGTAcatataatgtatttaaatatacatgtatacaatcagTAAACCAGTTTAGAAACACCCGGCAAAAAAATTGTCATGGCATTTGCTTTCaatcagaaaagtttatttgaacataataaagccttctatgtCCCTGCCATatgcacatttaaaaacat from Dreissena polymorpha isolate Duluth1 chromosome 10, UMN_Dpol_1.0, whole genome shotgun sequence encodes the following:
- the LOC127848346 gene encoding 60S acidic ribosomal protein P1-like; the protein is MASGDELACTYAALILSDDNVSITGDKIATILKAAGVSVEPYWPGLFARALDGINVKDLITNIGSSAGSAPAASAPTATGGGGAAPAAAAKEEKKEEKPKKEDSESEDDMGFGLFD